The proteins below come from a single Malus sylvestris chromosome 3, drMalSylv7.2, whole genome shotgun sequence genomic window:
- the LOC126614209 gene encoding protein LIFEGUARD 2-like: MNMMWNQAYRKSDPEAQARPLYPTMLESPELRWSFIRKIYAIVAMQLLATIAIGAVVVSVQPVAHFFVSTGAGLALYIVLIITPFIVLCPLYYYHQKHPVNYLLLGIFTFSLACVVGLTCAFTSGKVILESVILTAVVVIGLTLYTFWAAKRGHDFNFLGPFLAGAILVLFVFALIQILFPLGRISVMIYGCLASLIFCGYIVYDTDNLIKRYSYDEYIWAAVALYLDIINLFLALLTVFRVSDR; the protein is encoded by the exons ATGAATATGATGTGGAATCAGGCGTATCGGAAGAGTGATCCGGAGGCCCAAGCAAGGCCGCTCTACCCTACGATGCTCGAGAGCCCCGAGCTCCGGTGGTCCTTCATCCGCAAAATCTACGCGATCGTTGCCATGCAATTACTCGCCACCATCGCCATCGGCGCCGTCGTCGTTTCGGTCCAGCCGGTGGCTCACTTCTTTGTCAGCACCGGCGCCGGCCTTGCTCTCTACATTGTTCTCATCATTACGCCTTTCATCG TGCTGTGCCCGCTGTACTACTACCACCAGAAGCATCCGGTGAATTATCTTTTACTTGGAATTTTTACCTTCTCACTGGCATGTGTGGTCGGTTTGACTTGTGCATTTACTAGTG GGAAGGTGATTTTGGAGTCGGTTATTCTAACGGCAGTGGTCGTAATCGGTTTGACCTTGTACACATTCTGGGCTGCAAAGAGAGGCCATGACTTCAACTTTCTTGGTCCCTTCTTGGCTGGAGCTATTTTGGTTCTCTTCGTATTTGCTCTGATTCAG attttgttccCGTTGGGTAGGATCTCCGTGATGATATACGGTTGCTTGGCGTCGCTCATATTTTGCGGGTACATTGTGTACGACACGGACAACTTGATCAAGCGATACTCTTACGACGAGTACATTTGGGCAGCAGTCGCTTTGTATTTGGATATCATCAACCTCTTCCTCGCGCTTCTCACCGTTTTCAGGGTTTCTGATAGATGA
- the LOC126614210 gene encoding VAN3-binding protein-like: MEESLPMLTTRRTDQSPVNHRDHLPKSPRVPMEFLSRSWSASALEVSKALSQYHPAPLPPSCMANSKSSNSSSSCTTTATTTAPSIPENIAGEAEEPPTLPGNQFYFASSVTSQLVLDRIMSQSMREELSPLTSGRLSHSSEPLNNGGSLAETDSLAVSPSDEFDDVVKYFRTHNSIQNLFNGSRGSAGNGNNAPSGGAKTVGRWLKERKEKKREETRVHNAQVHAAVSVAAVAAAVAAIAAGTAASSGSRKNDQAGKTDMAVACAATLVAAQCAEAAEAMGADHDHLTSVVSSAVNVRSHDDITTLTAAAATALRGAATLNARAMKEAWNVSAVIPVEKGMGIGVCAGKANNNNGGDRSSGSSFSDDLVPVDPTFLGVSNQDLLARGTELLKRTRKGDLHWKLVSVYIHRTGQVMLTMKSKHVAGTFTKKKKNVVLEVCKSMPAWPGRHLFDDGDQRRYFGLMTEARGIVEFECKNQREHDVWTRGVSRLLSIVAEGKNRH; the protein is encoded by the exons ATGGAAGAATCACTACCAATGTTAACCACTCGCCGGACTGACCAGAGTCCGGTCAACCACCGTGACCACCTCCCCAAAAGCCCAAGAGTTCCAATGGAGTTTCTCTCAAGGTCATGGAGTGCCTCTGCTCTTGAAGTCTCCAAAGCTCTGTCTCAGTATCACCCTGCTCCTCTGCCTCCTTCATGCATGGCTAATTCCAAGTCCTCAAATAGCTCTTCCTCTTGCACCACCACTGCAACCACCACCGCTCCTTCCATTCCTGAAAACATTGCCGGAGAAGCAGAGGAGCCGCCGACCCTCCCCGGAAACCAATTTTACTTTGCTTCCTCTGTCACTTCCCAGCTCGTACTTGACCGCATTATGTCACAGTCCATGAGAGAG GAATTGTCTCCATTGACATCAGGGAGGCTCTCACACAGCAGTGAACCTCTGAACAATGGTGGTTCTTTAGCAGAGACAGATAGCCTTGCAGTCTCTCCCTCCGATGAGTTCGACGACGTCGTTAAG TATTTTCGAACCCACAACAGCATACAAAACCTATTCAACGGCAGCCGTGGCAGCGCTGGAAATGGAAACAATGCCCCTAGCGGCGGAGCCAAGACGGTGGGGAGATGGCTgaaggagagaaaagagaagaaaagggagGAGACAAGAGTGCATAATGCGCAGGTCCATGCTGCGGTTTCAGTTGCGGCGGTGGCTGCCGCTGTGGCCGCCATTGCTGCAGGCACGGCGGCTTCTTCAGGGTCAAGAAAGAACGATCAAGCAGGGAAGACAGACATGGCGGTGGCTTGTGCCGCCACGTTGGTAGCTGCTCAATGTGCTGAGGCTGCGGAGGCTATGGGAGCTGACCATGACCATCTTACTTCTGTCGTCAGCTCCGCTGTTAATGTTCGCTCTCATGATGATATTACCACTCTCACTGCAGCTGCTGCCACAG CCTTACGAGGGGCAGCGACCCTAAATGCAAGGGCAATGAAGGAGGCGTGGAACGTGTCAGCAGTGATTCCAGTGGAAAAGGGAATGGGAATCGGAGTCTGCGCTGGTAAAGCTAACAACAACAACGGTGGTGATCGCAGCAGCGGCAGCAGCTTTAGTGACGATCTTGTCCCTGTTGACCCTACGTTTCTTGGGGTCTCTAACCAAGACCTCCTTGCTAGGGGCACTGAACTCCTCAAACGCACACGAAAAG GTGACCTCCACTGGAAACTAGTGTCTGTTTACATTCACCGAACCGGACAG GTGATGCTGACAATGAAGAGCAAACACGTTGCAGGAACTTtcaccaagaagaagaaga ATGTTGTGTTGGAGGTGTGCAAGAGCATGCCGGCATGGCCCGGGAGACATTTGTTCGACGACGGAGACCAGCGTCGTTACTTTGGGCTGATGACAGAAGCGAGAGGCATTGTTGAGTTCGAGTGCAAGAACCAGAGAGAACACGACGTCTGGACTCGCGGCGTTTCGAGGCTGCTGTCTATTGTCGCCGAGGGAAAGAACAGGCATTGA